A stretch of DNA from Nymphalis io chromosome 22, ilAglIoxx1.1, whole genome shotgun sequence:
CGGACAGACCCAGCTGATGTAGCGCGTGTAGAGTCCCGTACTTTCATTTGCTCTGAGCATGAACGAGATGTGGTACCCATAGCCCGAGCTGGTCAAAAATCAGCTCTGGGAAACTACATCACACCCGCGGATTATGACAAAGCTGTTACTGATAGGTTCCCTGGCTGCATGCGTGGTGAGTACATATTTTGCAAGTAcctaatataagtatatatatttatatatttaaacttcgtAAATTGTTTGTGTGTTTTCTTTGcagttatttaatttctataaaaattgcTCATTCACACTTATTCATCAGGTCGAACCATGTACGTGATCCCATTCTCGATGGGACCGGTGGGCTCTCCTCTATCCAAAATCGGCGTGGAGGTGACGGATTCACCATACGTCGTCTACTCCATGCGCGTTATGACCAGAATGGGTAAGAATTTAGACTTTTAGAAGAAAAATCTTGTAGTTACATGCCAATATATGTTACTTTTTTCTCTAGAAATAACTTTTACTTGAACAGTCTTTTACTGTTTCCATATCCTtggaagtaattattttattttaacgtaaactatttaattaaaaacagctATAAAATAAGaccaaaataatcaaatattttatcttataacagCTTATAACACCATTTctggtacatatatattaatttcgtgTACCTCGGAAACGGCTCAAACAATTGGGCGTAagattttgttctttattttatctatttacctagatgaaaaaaaggaaattaaaaataggtttttacaGTCGAGCCAAGCTCGGTAGCCCAGGTACTAAACATTGAAACAATGACTAAttctcaaataatattatttcgtctttatatataattttattgtattaaatatatttttgtctgttATCAGGTAACAAAGTCCTCGATGCTCTTCGCAAGGACGAGAATTTCGTCCGTTGTTTGCACTCAGTTGGCCGCACCAGCAATCCCAGTACCACGGGCTGGCCGTGTGACCCACCACGTACCATCATCCTGCACAGGCCAACGGATAACGAGATCATCAGTTATGGTTAGTAAGATTTTTTACACCATGTAAGTCTATGTCGTAGAAAATTATATTCGATTaacgagatgacccagtggaaagaacgcgtgaatcttaaccgatgatcgtgggttcaagcccggacaagcaccactgaatttccatgtgcttaatttgtttttataagtcATATCATGCTtaccggtgaaggaaaacatcgtgaggaaacctgcatgtgtctaatttcattgaaattctgccacatgtgtatttcaccaatgcaatgcgggttgcattggagcagcgtggtggaataagctccaaaccttctcctaaaacaGGAGATTAGGCCTTaactcagcagtgagacattcacgggctgtataccaaaaaaaaaacaataaatgtccATGAGTCGTTTGTTTGTTAGAAATATGTCAAATTAGTAGAAAGTAATAAACTGTCTATGTATGGTGGAGTTCTGTATTATTTGGTAGTACGCCAtggttatatatagatattatacgctacaataatataaatattttaccgtaacagcctgtgaatgtcccactgctgggctaaaggcctcatctcctctttttgaggagatgaggcctgagatattatatattaaatattttaacgaaaatttatttaagttcttagaagcctACTATTACTAGTGGcagagctctgtgcaagctcgtctgggtaggtaccacccactcatcagatattctaccgcaaaacagcagtacttgttattgttgtgttctggtttgaagtgtgagtgagccagtgtaattacaggcacaagggacataacatcttagttcccaaggttggtggcgcattggtgatgtaagcgatggttaacatttcttacaatgccaatgtctatgggcgttggtgaccacttaccatcaggtggcccatatgctcgtccgccttcctgttctataaaaaaaagccttaaaaaactgtatttgtcattaaaattcttatcgtttttttttgttctgctttttaaattactttttaatactttactttatatattttaattaattgttaaataacttgttattgttaggttcactccatgtatgaatgtaaaagtggaaactttgatggcttatatttatatttcgttacCAAACATTtggtaatgtattatattatgctgtatgtttcccaaaattaataaaaataaaataaaataaaaaatatgtgtgtaactgtaaaaagtatataatgaatTGGTAGATATACTAAAGACTTATACTGATAACAATGCAGATATGGAAATAAagtaatgattaattttttataccgTAGTTGTTGCTAAGGTATTTTTGGGGGTTTTTTAATGTCTTAAAGTCTATGGTTTTTAATGTCGCATAATTGTTCCGAATAAAATATCCTTAAAGTTGTAAACATGTGATTATTTACttctctttaatatatattctacttctgttctttataacaatatatatatatatatatatatatatatatatatatatatatataatattttcctaCAGGTAGTGGTTATGGAGGTAACAGTCTCCTCGGTAAGAAATGTTTCGCTCTACGACTTGGTTCCGTAATGGCGAGACGCGAAGGATGGCTCGCTGAACATATGCTGGTAATTAAActgataaatttgtaattttatgcatatattttaatatttatctatccgattaaaagagaaaaagagcttatccggctcgaaggaccaaaaCTTTGGTATACGTTTTACATCATTGTTCACAGATCGTAGGAATAACTGATCCTGAGGGACGTAAGCGTTACATCGCAGCTGCTTTCCCCTCTGCCTGCGGGAAGACCAACCTCGCGATGATGACGCCCAGCCTCCCCGGGTACAAAGTGGAGTGCGTGGGAGATGACATCGCTTGGATGAAGTTCGACAAAAACGGTGTCTTGAGAGCCATCAACCCTGAGAATGGTTTCTTTGGAGTAGCACCAGGTAAGAAtaggataatttaaaatatcaattcctataaaaaatacgaaactCTATTGTgtcaacttaataaaattaatagttctCATTTCTTGTATATGAAAACATTGGGCCCACCGCCCAGGTGATACGAGGCAAATAAGAGTTTGTAATTCCCATCTATCAGGAACGTCTGCCGGCACAAACCCCGTAGCCATGGCATCAGTGTTCCGCAACACAGTGTTCACAAATGTGGCGGAGACGTCGGATGGCGGCGTGTGGTGGGAGGGGATGGGGGCGGCGCCCGAGAACGTTGTGGACTGGAAAGGGAAGCCCTGGAGCGCCACCGCGGGCACCCCCGCCGCGCACCCTAACTCCAGGTTTGTTTTCAATATTCTGGCTCCTACACTTAATGGCTTATAAGAGCAAATGTCGCTTCCTTACTTTTTGAATTGAAAATGCAAAATATGTCGAGACGAAAGAGAACGTGACgtcaagaatattttatttatatatttattgggaAAGATACAGCACACTATAATACATAAACGAATTATATAGGCaatataatatgcaattaaTGCGTCGGTGttgatgataattaaaaaaaagtttttataacgatttaaaagattaatgtcaatatagcaagaatgaataaataattattgtaatcatCACGATTTCATCTGATATTATGCATACAaacttgttaaaaaaatatatttattccattTCTTTTTTACAGATTCTGCACACCTGCAAACCAGTGCCCAATAATAGACGACCAGTGGGAGAGTGCAGAAGGAGTACCCATTTCCGCTATCCTCTTCGGAGGAAGGCGACCAGAAGGAGTACCTCTGGTGGTTGAAGCGAGGGACTGGCAACATGGTGTATTCATGGGAGCTACTATGAGATCTGAAGCCACTGCGGCTGCTGAACACTCGGTGAGTTAAGATATACTAAACTTAGACTGCTAAATAAAAGCTAggataaaaaactattaatttacaaatatttcaagaCCTTAAAATGAGTATATGACGCTTCAAAAATCAACTCGCCTAACTATTTACCATTTATATATCGTTGTTAAtgccaaatatataataataactttatcgtAGAACACTTTGCACCCAACTACCATTTAATTCTCTGGGAATTCTTcatattaatcataatttcataTTGATTTTAGGGTAAAATGATTATGCACGATCCATTCGCAATGCGTCCGTTCTTCGGGTACAACTTCGGGGACTACCTCCGCCACTGGCTGTCCATGGCTCAGGAGGGGAGGACGATGCCGAAGATCTTCCACGTCAACTGGTTCAGGAAAAATGAGCAGGTAAACATAACATCGGGCAATAGTATGGGCTGGTTTTCAGGAAAAAGAGACTTGGTGATAGGTTTTTCCATATATAGCTCTACAAAGTGTAATATATGTTATACCTTCGGCCTCTGCTTGCTTACTTTTTcatcaaaataacaatatttgctACTATTTGTTGCTGAAGTAAGAAAGTGACTCTATTAAATACTGGCAACTAGTCATACTGTTGTATAACTATTATTACGGTCCAGAAATTTCCGCTGGGTCCGATTACTATTTCCAAATCTGGTAGATTTTGACCATTAGGACAGTATCGATACATTCATAAAATTTCCGCTTCGAGCACGTGAAATGACGTCATCGCCACACTAACGACGGTCCCGCTCCCCCAGGGCCAGTTCCTGTGGCCGGGCTTCGGCGAGAACGCCCGCGTGCTGGAGTGGGTGCTGCGGCGCTGCGCcggcgccgccgccgcgcgcgaCGCGCCGCTCGGCCGCgtgcccgccgcgcgcgcgctgCGCACGGACGGGCTCGCCGGCCTCGACCTCGAGCGCCTCCTCAGCACGCCCAGGGACTTCTGGATGAACGAGGTCAGTCCGGTGTAGTCTCGCCCTCGCTTCCTTTGATCTGAGATCTAAGATGCTCGACCTCGGCTCCTTGGCGACCCGAACACGTGAGGAGTGATAGATTACCtatatctaaaattatttatttattttaccagtAACTGTTTTTTAGGAAATAATCAGTTTAGCCGCgctttcttcttctttcgagtGTCAAAACAATGGtgacagagagagagagaaatatGTGTAACTAGATGTGTTAAGCGAcgtctataaataaaatcggTAGATTTTTAAACACTTGGTTTGATTCACTTTTCTAATacattttgcttttttttaggCGGACTGTATAGAAAAGTACTTTAAAGAAGAAGTAGGTGACGACCTTCCGAACGAGATGTGGGACGAACTGAACAAACTTAGGAAAAACTTTGAACAAGCGTAAACTTTGTCAACCAaagatatttatagtataagtatagGATAAGAATTTATGAATTTCCATACGATATCATATGACATACTTGAATAAAATCATGATATCATgattgtataaatttaagttatgatttttaaacttgataattatattttcctaATAACACATGACGAGATTTTGtaaatcgaaaatattttatattactggcAACTCTTGaagtgtattaaaaattaaaaggctGTGTACTTTAGGTTAGGCTTACAATaaagttttgtatataataataaatttataataataaataataaatgttttttttttttatattttcttatatccTGACACGGTAAACAACAAGTATTAGATAAAACTTAtaggaaaataaaacaattctgtttttcaaaaaatactatatttctatcaaatttgcaacaaataaatatcatttcatgTGTTTCGCTGAGAACACTCGGATGCCATCTTGGGTGGATGCGCGCGCATACTTCGTCAACAACGCGTTCACGTTTAATTTTTCTGTGGCGTACAatctaaaaatcaaattaaatacttaattaatcaTCTCACTCAACCGGAGGACGTTTTGATTCGTgtgtactttaaaattaatgattataatagtcaatattatatatagtcttGTCTCTTTATGGCAGTCCACGATCGCCTTCTATGAGTTTCGAGTTTCTTCTTACATCATCGGCGAGCatagaaaaatttattttactatacatTTTTGAGAATGTAATACTTACTCAATGTATGGCGATATTTCGCTGACCGTCCATTTTGCTTTCGTTTGAAATAGAACTTTGAACCTTTGATTTATGTCCTCTGGCAAATCATTTTCCGAGAAACCCCATACAACTTGGGGGGTTGACGTTTTGTCTACTAAAGCAATGCCCGCTAACAAGTATTCCTGGAAGggataatttaacaaaatgtattatgaCTAGCGCTATAAACATACTGTTTATCAttgaacttaaaattaaatacgttattaagacaatttttttattttgttataggaTGGCAGATGAGCAAATGGTCTGACGCTAAGCTGTCACTTTTACCCAAACGTTTGCAAAAAAGAAGTAAAATCCCACTCTTTCCACCAACATTGCGCAATCTATAACTATGATGTTTTGCCCCTTATGCTCGTAATCATACTCGCTACCATCACCATTCAACCTTGAAACTGGGTATAATACAAAGTGTTAAGTTTTACTGTTGGGATAATTGAAGGAACCAATTCAGGAATAACATATACCAACGAACGAACAATACAAAGTCTTATCACTGGACTTACGAGTACCGTCAAAGTCAAAGCCTGATTTAGGGTAGGGAATCTGAGGCTACtaggctatttatttatatactatatttttgtacaataataaaatcttacgTCCGTCGTCATCCCTTCCGGCACGGAGTCCCTCCAAGCTTGCAAGAATTCAACTAAATTGAATTTTCCCGCACTTTTCAGCAACACTCTCGCCAAGAACTTACaaactttattttctttatatcgaTAGTACTGTATTCCATCCTCCATGACAGACTCCTCTGTGTAAGACATGAACATTGATTCCAATATACACCCTGGAACGAGATCTTTCAAGCTCTCCAATGTTACTTCCTTCGATATCTTATCCAATGACCAGGAATTTTCATCGATTAAATCCAACATGTAGGAAAGGACCCGAAATTCGTAATCGAATTCTAATAATCGATAATGTTCATCGATTTTAATCGCCTGAATCTTTACTAGCTCTTCGTTTAACTCATCTCTGGATGATTGTACTTGATCAAAAATCGCATCATAATTTAGCAACTTCGATTTATCAACCGAGTATTCTAGTTCAGATCCTCGATATTTCGTTGGTTCCAGAAGTTTTCTTAATTTCGATAAACGAGGTTTGCAAGGCTTCAGCTCATAATAGGTAAAGAATGTATCTACTATGTCCTTAAAAACGATGTTTCTGGGTAATTGCTCTTCATCGCATTCGGTAGATTTGTTTAAGCTGGTATTTGATCTTTCGAATGATGAATCAGAGTCGACTTCCATGGAATTGTTAGCGCTAGTTTCATCTAGGCCTGTTGAAGCAGCGAACAGCAAATCGGGTACTAATAGCAAGCTGTTCGAAGTCTCAGCTTCTTTAATGTCGTATGTTTTATTACTCGTACATAAGACGGCATTTTCATCAGTATCGCCTAGGATATAAGACCAATTATTCattaaagcaaaaataaagttatactgtaataataaatatttactggtggtagagctttgtgtaagctcgtctgggtaggtaccacccactcatcagatattctaccgcaaaacagcagtacttggtattgttgtgttccggtttgaagggtgagtgagcctgtgtaattacaggcacaagggatcttAGTTTtctcaatgttggtggcgcattggtgatgtaagcgatggttaacatttcttacaatgccaacgtctatgggcgttggtgacctaagtggtcaccaacgccaccatcatcaggtggcccatatgctcgtccgccttcctattctataaaaaaagacactCAGTAACTAGTGGTAAGTAGTTGCGCAAACCCATATGTGTAGGTACATTGATTCTCATCAAGTTGAACCCATCCAGTTAttcatattgtaaaattaatatagtaatGATACGTGAGTGTTTTGCAAGTGATGAAAATGTTCCCTTGATTATCAAGTGGACCCACTGCGTAAGACATAATATTTAcgagcaatataaatattatatattacgtgtgtgcgcaaacacagtgtACCCTTTATATGCGTCatactcataatccgatggaatggGAAATCTAACACGACAGGAGAATTCAGGCTGTGTTGCGCGCTTGCCAAGGCTACAGAGAAATTCTTATGAGTGAGATATATTGATCCGACCCGAGATTTGAACCCAGTACCTCAGGATCGTCAGCCTTATACTACTACTATATAGGATCATTAGGCACTAGaccaaatagttatttttttgcaaaaatatttagacTGCAATCAAGTTTTTCCAGTGTCACAAATATTTTATCGTATTTacgtaaacatataaataattacaagtaccatttcataatatacttatgaaagtataaacaaaacaaggtttaaagaaaaattatttaaacattcattaattacctttaaatattaattggttTCCTGCTTCGATTTCCTTCAGTAAATTGTCATCTAAAAGCATTAGtcttaaattatgattttgttGATCAGGACTTGGAAATCGTAATATCTGCGTAGTTTCTGTTAATTCGGATTCGTGTAGTTttgctgtttttataactttccTAACGTCATCTGAAGTTCTTTCTTCACTAAAACAaagtgttatattaattatatcatatggCAATATTTTTATCTCTGAAATTAGTTagtcttttgttatttttttagctGTGGTAAAGATATGTCAGTGTGTTCATAACTTCACAATGACAATTCGTACGACATTTCGAATTTGACCCTTGTAAATTCGCTGCGTGATTGCAGTATCACGATCATTAGTTTTAGTATAGCCAATTTAGTGTACAGAAACGAAAATGTCGTTATTTAGTGATATAATaccgataaataaaaatgaggaGAAGAAGCCAACCAGCGCGAACCTCTCGCCGTACCTTAACTTCGACCCACACTACATACCGAAAATGCAACCAGAATTCCTATATCCTGATGAGAGCCACATGGCTTCGACTGCGAGACGATCGAATGTCGCATTACCCATAATCGGAATGTCCTTTATGTCAGGTTCAGGTAAACACATATTC
This window harbors:
- the LOC126777368 gene encoding sister chromatid cohesion protein DCC1 — protein: METSEERTSDDVRKVIKTAKLHESELTETTQILRFPSPDQQNHNLRLMLLDDNLLKEIEAGNQLIFKGDTDENAVLCTSNKTYDIKEAETSNSLLLVPDLLFAASTGLDETSANNSMEVDSDSSFERSNTSLNKSTECDEEQLPRNIVFKDIVDTFFTYYELKPCKPRLSKLRKLLEPTKYRGSELEYSVDKSKLLNYDAIFDQVQSSRDELNEELVKIQAIKIDEHYRLLEFDYEFRVLSYMLDLIDENSWSLDKISKEVTLESLKDLVPGCILESMFMSYTEESVMEDGIQYYRYKENKVCKFLARVLLKSAGKFNLVEFLQAWRDSVPEGMTTDEYLLAGIALVDKTSTPQVVWGFSENDLPEDINQRFKVLFQTKAKWTVSEISPYIELYATEKLNVNALLTKYARASTQDGIRVFSAKHMK
- the LOC126777357 gene encoding phosphoenolpyruvate carboxykinase [GTP]-like isoform X2; the protein is MVLLLRKLSKRCAQIALGCSRAAHQTALRGSIKLNPQIATLTPKVRAFVERSAALCEPEHVHVCDGSDAEAAALLQLMQQQGTVKPLPKYDNCWLTRTDPADVARVESRTFICSEHERDVVPIARAGQKSALGNYITPADYDKAVTDRFPGCMRGRTMYVIPFSMGPVGSPLSKIGVEVTDSPYVVYSMRVMTRMGNKVLDALRKDENFVRCLHSVGRTSNPSTTGWPCDPPRTIILHRPTDNEIISYGSGYGGNSLLGKKCFALRLGSVMARREGWLAEHMLIVGITDPEGRKRYIAAAFPSACGKTNLAMMTPSLPGYKVECVGDDIAWMKFDKNGVLRAINPENGFFGVAPGTSAGTNPVAMASVFRNTVFTNVAETSDGGVWWEGMGAAPENVVDWKGKPWSATAGTPAAHPNSRFCTPANQCPIIDDQWESAEGVPISAILFGGRRPEGVPLVVEARDWQHGVFMGATMRSEATAAAEHSGKMIMHDPFAMRPFFGYNFGDYLRHWLSMAQEGRTMPKIFHVNWFRKNEQGQFLWPGFGENARVLEWVLRRCAGAAAARDAPLGRVPAARALRTDGLAGLDLERLLSTPRDFWMNEADCIEKYFKEEVGDDLPNEMWDELNKLRKNFEQA
- the LOC126777357 gene encoding phosphoenolpyruvate carboxykinase [GTP]-like isoform X1, which encodes MMHFKIIPENYVNKAAKCAQIALGCSRAAHQTALRGSIKLNPQIATLTPKVRAFVERSAALCEPEHVHVCDGSDAEAAALLQLMQQQGTVKPLPKYDNCWLTRTDPADVARVESRTFICSEHERDVVPIARAGQKSALGNYITPADYDKAVTDRFPGCMRGRTMYVIPFSMGPVGSPLSKIGVEVTDSPYVVYSMRVMTRMGNKVLDALRKDENFVRCLHSVGRTSNPSTTGWPCDPPRTIILHRPTDNEIISYGSGYGGNSLLGKKCFALRLGSVMARREGWLAEHMLIVGITDPEGRKRYIAAAFPSACGKTNLAMMTPSLPGYKVECVGDDIAWMKFDKNGVLRAINPENGFFGVAPGTSAGTNPVAMASVFRNTVFTNVAETSDGGVWWEGMGAAPENVVDWKGKPWSATAGTPAAHPNSRFCTPANQCPIIDDQWESAEGVPISAILFGGRRPEGVPLVVEARDWQHGVFMGATMRSEATAAAEHSGKMIMHDPFAMRPFFGYNFGDYLRHWLSMAQEGRTMPKIFHVNWFRKNEQGQFLWPGFGENARVLEWVLRRCAGAAAARDAPLGRVPAARALRTDGLAGLDLERLLSTPRDFWMNEADCIEKYFKEEVGDDLPNEMWDELNKLRKNFEQA